tctaaaataaaaatattttggagAATTATCAGtatattatttaaccctttaaggacacatgacatgtatgacatgtcatgattcccttttattccagaagtttggtccttaagcggttaatcAGCGTATAATAGTGCAGACCTTCTATAACTGAACATGTGATTATACTTTATCTTAATTGGTTCACCCTATCCTGGTTGTATGTTTTTAAAATGACTACAGTATATAGTTCTTGCTCACGATGGTAGGGTTTGTTAATATGTGCTAGTTTTCAATTACCGGCTTGGTCTTTGGTCGGAGAGGTGTCCATTCTTACCAAACAGGACTCAAAGATGACCACATTGAACAAGGGTGAAAAtaggtatttacatatttatttatgtatattggtTGCTTATATGTATTGCTTATATGTATGCATTACACATAAATTCAtgtgatattttattttcaataacaCAAAATGATGACCATTTTACTGTAAGATTTGATCTACAGTGTAATAACTTGTGATGTCTTTTTGGCCTAGGTATCGCAGTGAGAAGGTGACAATCAGTTACACAGAATACATGGCCTCCCGCCAACCCGCACAGCAGAACGGCACTGTGCATGCACCGCCTCTTTATACTCATTACTCCTGACACAGCGCTGCCCCCGCCGCAGCCCTGTCCCCCGCTCGCCGGCAATGCCTGTGACCTCCTGACATCCGACTCCTCCTCCACtccctcctcctggtccagttaCCTGTACTACTGCGCCATCTTATGAGCTTCACTGGAGAGGGGGGAGCAGTGCCCAGAGACTCGCAGAACACACAGCCTTACCTCACCCCACGCTCTCCATGGGACTCTGAGTGGGAGGGAGAGCTAAGATGGGTATTGTGGCCTCATCCAACTCCACCATTGCAAGGGGTCATtcacccttaaaaaaaaaaaaaaaaaaaaaaaaaaaaaaaaagcacttatcGGTTTTTACATTCTGAactcctaattattattattataatattctttttttatatacgtatatatatatatatatacatatatatattttattttatccttttttttttttttttttttaaagctcaaGAACCTGCTCTCTCACAGCACCTAATTTTGCCTTGACAGGGGCAATAAAAGCTTACGCTGTTATTGCAACAGGAACATTTAAGCTGCCCAGGTCCTGTGTTGTACATTTAAGGTAGCTATTACACACTCTGAgagcgttttttttttaaatgaaagagtGTATACTTTTTCTGTACGAAAGGTTAGGGCAGATGTTTGGTATTGGAGTTTGGGCAGATGTTTCTGTGTGGTATTGGAGTTAATTGAATAATCTCCCCGTGTTCCTTCCTGTTTCTTTTCTGTTTCAGGGTTACTCATTTACCTCTGCAAATTGTGGGACTAAGGTGGCAAATCAACAACTGGGTTCATCATTCACCTTATGCTCCTGTAGTTTTCCAAAATGCCCTAACAATATGCATTTTTGGGTGTTGGCAGTATTAACAAAATTgacgtgtatttttattttaccctCAAATGTCTGGGTATACAGCTTCTAGTCTAACCTGAAACACAGGATTTTGACATAGGAGGTACTAGAAGCACATAAACCACAAGGAAACCATTGTCCATTTAATGAGATCTTTGTACTCTGATTGGCACAGTTAAAGCTCAGTGATTATTCTCCTTTCCCATATAATCCCACATGTATAACATAAATCATATGTCATATTGTATAATATGACCAAGCCTGTTGGCATACTGGAGAGGCAGCTCAAGGGAAGAGTGTAACCATGTGTGGCAGAGACAGGAGAGCGGATTGTTTTTGCACGTGAAATGTCGGACTTCCCTAATGTCAGCTCTGTCTTCATCCTTTTGTTACCCGAGGGGTCAGTAACAGGAACGTTGCTGACCCCACTGGCGGTAGAAGGGTAAGGATTCCCCAAGCGCAACCCCCTTCCTCTAAGGAATCACAAAGATTGTTTTTCCTTCCATGCTGCTGAAAATAAATTGAAATTGATTGAATCCAGGATCAGAGCTGTGTCTTTGAAGTATTACTTATGAGATCAAATGATTGCAATGAAGAGATCACACTCTATGTAGTTCTAAATCTACAGTGAAGGCAACATGTCTTTCCATTCATTAAAGCCGCAATAACACTAATGTGCATGCCCGGGGCTTTCAcgagtaacaaaataaaaaatgtcttcATATGCACTGGATGGACTAGTAATACTTTTAAGGAATTCTAAAGTAAAGTAAGGATTGTACTAACTGGTGACAATTTAGCAAACTGTTATAAGTCTGTGCTGGACATACCAGCTATACATTTGGAATGTCAGGGTAGTTCTAAATAGGTATGGAATGTCACTCTAAAGCAGCTCAGTCTAGAGACTCCGCCATTTCTGAGAAAAACATTCTTGTAACTGGAACAAGTTTTTGTTCCcccttttgtatatattttttactgataTTCTGTAAggtaggggtagtcaacctttttcacTGGAGGGCTGCATTTATCcaagtaaataaaaatagtggTAACACAAAAAGGAGACAGTTTCTTAATTCTGATCGTTCCTCAGTTTAGTAGATATCCATCTAATTTGTTTTCCTTATGTGcttaaagatcaaaattaagaagagATGTTTTTCTCCCCATACCCCTACTTTTTCTCATGTTTTAATGTCTTACCTCTTCTCTTCATGTCACCTGTGATTTTtgaatatatacaatttttccaTTTCATAATGGACCAAACTGTTCCTTTTAGACCACTAAAATATCACCCACAGAGCCATaaaaacacacagtcacatagacaggcatacagccagtcatacacacactcatatagaCACAGaagacagcttaaagggacactctagtcaccagaactgatgagtatagtatgtccctgcaggcattttcatgtaaacactgtcttgtcagagaaaaggcagtgtttacattattgcctagggacacctccagtggcagtcactcagacggccactagaggtgctatcTAGGACCATCCCTGATGTTCAGCTTGTCCACGCTCTGCTTGAGGCGCCGAATTTTCCCTataaaaagcattgattcaatgcatatctataggaagattctgattggtgcagcatgatATTTTGCTGCGCTTGCgtgatagcctcccaatgctttcctatgggaaaccattggattggctgagatcaccaagtTTGATCATCTCAGCAAAGGAGGACGCAGTGCGTGCAAGGCCAGCAACAACCGGGCCCGtgcggcactggaaaaaggtgagtaagatCATCTTTTTAACAGGAGGTAAGGTGGGGTGGGGTACTAACCACCTACTtagagctatagtgtcaggaatacaaatttgtattcctgacaacatagtgttcttttaataaaacGTTGTGCTGTGCTTTAGTGTAATCTTTTAATTTAGGCGTGctgccaagcaccatgaccatttcagtgatttgaagtggtcatggtggtaggagtgttTATGTACAATGCTTCTGCTTGTATCACTGCACATACAGTGTAATTAGCGCTTTTTGCATCCCTGGCACACATAACTTAAGCAGTCCATTTGGGTTGTGGAAAGGTACATgggattccaggtaagtaaaactttatttctttttttacttaaGAAGGGAAGGATCTAAAATATGATGTCCAATAAGCCAGACACATACAATAGGGcattatcctttaaccccttaaggaccaaacttctggaataaaagggaatcatgacatgtcacacatgtcatgtgtccttaaggggttaaaacagactACAAGAaatgggttggagtaaccctttaagaaggCAGGCCCTTCACTCACTTGCTGCATGGGTCTCATCTGGTTGTGCAAGGAGCCATGTGGAGCAACTTGCTCTTTTCTACACACCGTTCCTTCGCGGCTGTTCTTTAGTGCTTTTATTACTACACTTTGAGCCACCTGGATTTGTGTGTAGAACTCAGGGACAGATGGTGGGCTAGTTTATTGCAGGGTTTGGGCCTAGGTTGCCAACCCCTGGTTTAATTGGACAATGACAGGGTTTGGTGTGATAATATAGAACTGAGATCTAAAATAGCATTGATTCTGAACATCTTGGACCGTCCCTTTTGTCTCACAAGCACAGAAAAGCCCGCCCTCAGGAAAAGAGCTAGTCTCTTTGTTTTCGTTGGCTCATGAGAGCCCGCCAAAACTCGCcagtgccccagaagtgcccacgcCAATCTCAGGGATCCTCGCCTCAGTCCCTCGACTAGTCTCCGTTCGCGAGGTCCTGGTATGAGACCCAGgcaagggaagtgtctcctttctggttacgaatgctccccctggatggcgttCGTCTGTACGAAtgatggccacccaggggagcactcattaattacttcccttgcgggtTGCACCCCTATGTTGAGGGTGTGAGCATTCTGAAtaattggtgtgaacgttctaatggggcaccgggaGGGCCCTCGTTCGGGATGTGAACGAGTCAggaaacaatccacgaatgctccccctggtgatATTCgtctatacgaatggcggccacccaggagagcactcattaattgtttcccttgcgttTTTAACACTTCTGTTGCAAGGTGATtgggaggtgtgaacattctatactaacattctaaatgaggtattTTGGTGGTCCCCGTTTAGGAAAAGATTCTAAGTGGGAAAAGATAAGTATGGTGTGACAGtgctgcattaaaggaccactatagtgccaggaaaatatactcgttttcctggcttcttagggtccttgggtccccctcacccacagggccccctcccgccgggctttagtgtgaggaaggggttaatcccttacattTTTTctagcgctggggactctcctcctttccccgtcatcggctgaatgcgcatgcgcgacaagagccgcgcgcgcattcagtcagtccataggaaagcatttctcaatgctttcctatggacgctggcgtctactCACTGtgcaaatcacagtgagaagcgcggaagcggcctctagtggctgtcaatgagagagccattagaggctggattaacccatttgtaaacatagcagcttctctgaaaatgccatgtttacagcaggcaggattaaccctagatggacctggtacTCAGaccatgagctgaagtggtctgggtgcctagtggtcctttaatactctTCACCCTTGCTATATTCAAATTGGTTTCACTCTCAAAATTGTCAGGGAGGGAGCTGTGATGGAGGTACTCAGTTCAGGCAACAGATAAATGCAGCTGTgtttatttctacatttaatgttatttttttcaatcatCAAAAAcgcatatatgttaaatagaaaagacacacaaagtaAGGTTAGCATGGGACTCAGTCAATGCTTAGCGAGCAGCACGTTACTGCGCATGGGCAAGAGAGCAGCACAAGCGAGATCAGCGGCGGGACAGAGCGGCCCTGACCTACACTACGCGCATGCGTTCGTAACGTTCTATGGTAGTCTGTTTCCACTTCCGGCCGTGCTACTAGTTAGTAGGGACCTGAAGCGCTGACAATGGCTGCTGGGGGTTCGGAGAGTCGGACTGGGGATATTGAAGAGGATGCTTCGCAGCTGCTTTTCCCGAAAGGTAACTCGCGTTAGTGGAACAGGATATTACCTGGAGTGAGGCAGCCTGGTCTCCATTGGCTCTGCCCGGGTCCCCAGGAGTGAGGGAGCCTGGTCTCCATTGGCTCTGCCCGGGTCCCCAGGAGTGAGGCAGCCTGGTCTCCATTGGCTCTGCCCGGGTCCCCAGGAGTGAGGCAGCCTGGTCTCCATTGGCTCTGCCCGGGTCCCCAGGAGTGAGGCAGCCTGGTCTCCATTGGCTCTGCCCGGGTCCCCAGGAGTGAGGCAGCCTGGTCTCCATTGGCTCTGCCCGGGTCCCCAGGAGTGAGGCAGCCTGGTCTCCATTGGCTCTGCCCGGGTCCCCAGGAGTGAGGGAGCCTGGTCTCCATTGGCTCTGCCCGGGTCCCCAGGAGTGAGGGAGCCTGGTCTCCATTGGCTCTGCCCGGGTCCCCAGGAGTGAGGGAGCCTGGTCTCCATTGGCTCTGCCCGGGTCCCCAGGAGTGAGGGAGCCTGGTCTCCATTGGCTCTGCCCGGGTCCCCAGGAGTGAGGCAGCCTGGTCTCCATTGGCTCTGCCCGGGTCCCCAGGAGTGAGGTAGCCTTGTCTCCGGGTCCCCAGGAGTGAGGGAGCCTGGTCTCCATTGGCTCTGCCTAGGTCCCCAGGAGTGAGGGAGCCTGGTCTCCGTTGGCTCTGCCTGGGTCCCTCTTAGAATGGATTGTGGGTTTTGGGACTGAGCTCCTGTGTGATGTGCAGGAGATACAGGGTGATGCTGGTACTGGGGTAATGAGGGAGCTTGTGCTCTGAATGGGGAATAGGGAATGTCTTGGTAGGTGTCTGGGGTCAGAGTGAAGGAGGAGTATTTAATAGGTCGCTATAGGCAATAATACACATAGGGTACCCTCCGATTTCAGCTAAGAGTACAGAGCAATGAGGGggatattcattttatttttctgtattctctgtctcgttattggaACTGCTTAATGGAAGAGGAACATGCGAAGGCAAATGCAGTGTATGGAATATAGGGGGCAGAGGATAATGCTTATACAGGACATACACTAAATCAATAATGTTTGGATTAGATAAATCCAAAATTAGATCAAAGATATTAaagatcaggggtcctcaaactccggccctccagatgttgctgaactacaactcccatgattctttgaattacatagatagccagagaatcatgggagttgtagttcagcaacatctgaggggccggagtttgaggacccctgttatAGATAAATATAGGAGAGAGGCAGAGTGAAGGTTAATTTGACTTCTCAGTAATGTAAAACAAATACTCACATAGGAATTGCTCTAATTTTGACCTAAGTGTGGCATATTGACTCTAAAAATGAGCAGAGTCAAAGCTAAAACGTTCTAATCTCCAGCAGTGTGAAAACAAAGCGATATTGCATGAATTATGTAGTTTTGTTCTTTAAATGGAATTGTattgaaatgtttgtttttcctttttttattttgctcttAGAGTTTGAGAGTGCAGAAACACTGCTAAACTCTGAGGTCCACATGCTGCTGGAACACCGAAAGCAGCAGAATGAAAGCGCAGAAGAGGAACAGGAATTGTCAGAAGTCTTCATGAAAACCCTTAACTACACAGCAAGGTTCAGCCGTTTCAAGAACAGAGAGACAATTGCCAGTGTCAGGAGGTATATTCCTGTTACATTACTACTTGGAAGATTTGTGAATGAAAACACAAAAGACATGTATTTCTTTACGTTTGGTGGCTTAAAACCGTCAAATAATATGTAAAAGTCAGCCAGTTAATAGACAGAATCTAAGAgtatcttaaaggggcactccatgtAGTAGGTTAACCCTATTTATATAGTACGCTCATCCATCCATGTTAAAGCTCCTCTTGCCCTTTTGGGTCTTTACAAAATATGCACAGACTATCCTACCCCCCAAAAGGTGACATGCGTGCTTGATGTAAGATGGCAGAAGGAGAAGATATACTTATCTTAAGGTTTCCCCAGCGTCTTCCGTCCTTTGTCTTCAGCTCATGGGCCTTCATTTGCCAAGAGCCAATGCAGCACTTTTGCTGTATTCTTGTTGTGCTCTCAAGTGTGAGAAAAGACAGATCTATGGCAGATCTAACAGGGGAATGGGCGGTCAGCCAGCTCTGCGGAATGGGAGCAGGAGGCGAGCAAAGCTGTCTTTACCTGTTGTCCTGCCAGCTTGCCATTCCCCTCTGTGGCCTAAGCCACGGGAGGGAGTAATTTATAATTCCCTTCACTTCCTCCCGGTACACCGGCGCCCAGTGAGCAACACGGCATAGAAAGACAGGACGAGGGAACAGTCTCACAATTCCAAGGCATCCGGACAACGTTTTCAGTCTCCGTGGCGACCTGACATCTGAGATTTCTGTTTATCACATGGCTGGAGAAAGATCTGTTGTGCCAAGGAGTCTGTTGATGCAACTTAAAATAGAGATTACCATGTGTCTatcgtgtggttttttttttcttctaaaaatacCTTAGACACAACTCTGTATTCCCTACATCCTGGCCAGGTAAGGGGTACTTGCGGACtgtgttgggaaccactgatttagAGGGAAAGATTTGGCCGCATCTAGtaaattagttgtttttttttttttttgtttttttaataaatatatatatatatatattctttttttacgggatagaaaaaaaaatatagaaaacaattattttaatatCTCTGAGCCAAATGACATTGCCAACAAATATAATTAACATGTTAGGAAACATATTTTAAGTGATATGTTAttgtcatgatcttgagcaggtcagataggagacttattATGAAACTtgagaaaaaaacagaattaaggcaatatgccacaaaacaggatacttgcaaataataaagaaagtCTGTGATCTCCAGGTAGGGTtgaaacagtcaggttggttacaaaggcagaggtcaaaaTCATACGTAAGTCTGGAGCaagttcacaggagccaggaactgAAGTATTTCAGGCAAATCACCAACTTCAATGGAAAGGCCCTGTTGTGAGCAGGTTGTAGCCTTGTGAAGCCTCTTCcttagtccaggcaggtgaggatgataagGTTACTGAGAagattagtggctagggaggccactagaggcaagAAACGAGTATTGCATGAAATAAtaacagaagaaaataaaaaaaatgttcctgGTTGTCCGAATAGGATCCTGACCGTTATCTTATTACTGGAGTGAAGAGAATTTGTAATTGTTGCTTGTTTTATTGGGAGCTTAGGGATTGGCATAGCTCCTATAAAAATAGacctttaacctccctggcggtattcccgagcgtgactcggggttaattttcgctgccagaagcggtaaccccgagtcacgctcggggtagataagatttacttacctccgccgcgatccgcttcgggaggactgcctcacagcccaggcagccctcccacggcaaatcagggccccgggggccatgtgatcgctctcaaagagcgatcacatggccctctatagctggctgtggatctgccagcagggggactgtttgaaatatcagacagtccccctgctggtgggaagtataaaaaaaataaaaaaagacaagtgtaaaaataaattaaatatatttttatatatgtatatatattatatatataatagatgtacatatatattatatataaatacgtataattaaaataataaataaataaaataataaaataaataaataaaatattgaaacaaaattttatataaattatatatgcatatgtaatttcattctaactgtattttgttattaatatatatatatcggtaacaaaatacacttagaatgacattctatatatatctatatatatatatataaaatacaaataagcgcaaatgtatatatatatatagacaaatacatataattacacaaaagattacattagtatacacgtagaatttaaatacctataaatgcatatatattaaaattctacatgtatatttaaataatcttttaacgtaattatgtgatttgtttaattgcatgattttgctattacatgacgaaaagtcatgattttattaaagacacggaggcgagtattgcatatccctttctttactgttgacaaatagcagcaaaggaaacaaacagaatgaaaaaagaatgaacatgtgataacataggcccctccccctcaggtcccagtataacaggcagcacttcccttccatttccctctttctgcagatgcgaccaaagaacaatgtccataactagagtagtgcgagaataaagtcccaaggtaaTAGCAGAAAAACCGAAGAAGGTGTAACATCAAAAACTGGGAAGTGTGAccgtagaatccataggaccgatggaggacagcgggaggagaccaataaaccggacgcttgctagacgtcttgccagattaagctgtggagatataaaggacaggagccaacaggttaaagtcgatacttgcaactagttacaaggttacaccagtgagaacaaagacccttgtatgtacagtcccacaaaacaatcaatgttaacatatccagtaatattgaaaacaacaaagtctaaggacggccccacttaccgtctcaaactatactatgcggtgtatcgtggtatgagtaatttgggtggggaaatacatacttaccagcgtgtaagaataacaaaaaagggtggggcaatactcgcctccgtgtctttaataaaatcatgacttttcgtcatgtaatagcaaaatcatgcaattttataacaagacacggaggctcatattgcaagtttaaagctgatccattattacagcgaatgtgtgtggggccggccgaaagtagaattctcggaaggtagactccctagaccaatcagctgttctcataatgtcttctaggcgggcgcccgccgacatcatagaagaggctgaTGCCCCTCGTACTGAGTGGGCGCCAAACACTTAACCCAGCGTgacaaggtagtgctggaaactgggtgaaaaggaggacggaaagataagaacaactgatgAGAGGCAGTAGagcggtgtggttcggtgcgggcttcatattcacgaaggcaggtcactgggcatagcgaaggagaggcagggaaactagggtaggataccgctctgatggaagtcttagtgcgcctgctgatgttaaaagttaccccgtccggggtgtatgacttggcattgacgtccagtgcactgacatccgagactctcttgcatgagatgagacagagcaggcacaccaatttggcgGACAGCTGTTTGAGTGAGAGTCCTgtgttagcgggccaggatgagaggaaagccaatacaactgaaacatcccaggtcgtggagtagcggggcctgggcggcctagaaaatctagaacccttgacgagtcggcacactagagggtgttgtcccgcggggcggccctcgaaaccttggtgaatcgccgagatagcggaacggtaaaggttaatagtcctgtaagccttaccggcttcgaagagagacgtcaggaactgcaggatcgttgttacaggggccgaaacgggatcctcgttccgagccatgcaccagctagcccaagctcgccaagctgacccatatgcccgtctagtgccgggagcccatgctgctgccaataagtgtctagttgcgtccgaaactccttggatttcccagggtccccggagatgcgccatgccagaagtgggagagagccctctagccggaggggatgatagcgtCCCGTCGGGTCTTGCAGCAGGTCGTGGCGTCCCGGCAGGAGCCGAggatagtccaacgtcatctcgagcatttggggaaaccaagactgcgtttcccagaatggggtgaccatgactagctccgcccggtgtttgcgggcctgcaggagtgagcgagggatcatggaaaacgggggaaaggcatagaggaggcctcccttccaatcttgtaggaaggcatccactgcctccgccattgggtccggcctccagctgaagaagcgtgggagttgggcattgagccgggaggcgaaaaggtctatggtaaatggtccccagagagatgatatgttggagaacaccttcctggctaatctccagtcgctggtgtctgaaagataacgtgaacaccagtccgcctggacgttgtgcagaccaggtaagtactctgcgtagaccatcaggttccgttccaggcagaattcccaaaagtctttcgccaacctggccaggaccgccgactgtgtaccacccaggtggttgacatatctcaccgccgaaacattgtccatgcggagccgaatacatgatagggcacggtccttggcgaagctgcggatggcgaaggagcctgccagaagttccagggcattgatatgtagtcgggcttcggactccgaccaccggcccccagttgagattccctcgcagtgggctccccaacc
This region of Pelobates fuscus isolate aPelFus1 chromosome 2, aPelFus1.pri, whole genome shotgun sequence genomic DNA includes:
- the POLR2D gene encoding DNA-directed RNA polymerase II subunit RPB4; the protein is MAAGGSESRTGDIEEDASQLLFPKEFESAETLLNSEVHMLLEHRKQQNESAEEEQELSEVFMKTLNYTARFSRFKNRETIASVRSLLLQKKLHRFELACLANLCPETADEAKALIPSLEGRFEEEELQQILDDIQTKRSFQY